From Oryzias melastigma strain HK-1 linkage group LG15, ASM292280v2, whole genome shotgun sequence, one genomic window encodes:
- the si:ch211-223a10.1 gene encoding putative ZDHHC-type palmitoyltransferase 6 codes for MHPSPEAVSDEDILDCVQRGNVEECFELIQNDRSILKQQGWAGFTALHYAAIHGNRAIVELFLSNGADPNCMCDAGQTAFHFACRQGNIYIMHTMMQYGADLRLRDFQGKSSLHHAVTGGNIVAIHFLWETGMFRFTDTDMFRVTPLHLAASTGNIEVVSYLLKEKRCFVEAVDHQGATAFHVAAERGGIEICWTLLQRAGCRILHQRNYNGFSPLDLSKQGRTFRHQQLSKLLSRYIREPLHHKPTDSNALYYWTLFFPSLGGAAILLIAAMLGGYGGLACLFLFPWLAQSIFSQYHRMATYQRLPNPIYLGTLIAGILHSLLCFYGRMIPSAWPYSSLAQVSLFHFSVLLGMFLRILSQDPGVLDKADSDPRFSCIADLVENNENLQRFCPYCELFQPDYTKHCKLCQACIKDYDHHCLFLNRCIGRDNHRLFLCFIFAMVIAHLLFVAMAMCYLYSKMSAEGRSLSQCLTLLGEEFWVVVMMVLNAITLFWEGWLLIEQFDAIASVTTIYFRHGQSPARQKSQSQRWAIVLTFLLEGRKWLGSKTSSEDLPTVDI; via the exons GCTGGGCTGGTTTCACCGCTCTTCACTATGCTGCCATCCATGGAAATCGTGCCATTGTAGAGTTATTCTTGAGCAATGGAGCTGATCCAAACTGCATGTGTGATGCAGGACAAACAGCCTTTCATTTTGCCTGCAG GCAAGGAAACATCTACATCATGCATACAATGATGCAGTACGGAGCCGACTTGCGCCTCAGAGACTTTCAAGGAAAATCCTCCCTGCATCATGCAGTTACTGGAGGTAACAT TGTTGCGATTCACTTTTTGTGGGAGACAGGAATGTTTCGCTTCACAGACACAGATATGTTCAGGGTCACTCCTCTTCACTTGGCTGCATCCACTGGAAACATAGAAGTAGTTTCCTATTTGCTGAAAGAGAAg aGGTGTTTTGTTGAAGCAGTTGACCACCAGGGGGCGACAGCGTTTCACGTTGCAGCAGAGAGAGGTGGAATAGAGATATGCTGGACACTGCTGCAGAGGGCTGGGTGCAGGATTCTTCATCAAAGGAACTACAATGGCTTCTCACCACTGGATCTTAGTAAACAAGGGAGAACCTTCAG ACATCAGCAACTCTCCAAACTACTGAGTCGGTACATCAGAGAGCCATTACACCACAAGCCCACAGATTCAAATG CTTTATACTACTGGACTCTGTTTTTCCCATCTCTGGGCGGAGCTGCCATACTGCTGATAGCAGCCATGTTGGGAGGCTATGGGGGGCTCGCATGTTTGTTCCTCTTCCCATGGCTGGCCCAAAGTATTTTCTCACAGTATCACCGCATGGCCACATATCAAAG GTTACCTAACCCGATATATTTAGGGACTCTTATAGCAGGTATCCTGCATTCCCTGCTGTGCTTCTACGGAAGAATGATACCTA GTGCGTGGCCATACAGTTCCCTGGCGCAGGTGTCTTTGTTCCACTTCTCCGTGCTCCTTGGTATGTTCTTGAGGATTCTGAGTCAGGACCCCGGAGTTCTGGACAAAGCAGATTCGGATCCTCGATTCTCCTGTATTGCTGACCTTGTGGAGAACAACGAGAACCTTCAAAGATTCTGTCCGTACTGTGAG CTGTTTCAGCCTGATTACACCAAACACTGCAAGCTTTGTCAAGCCTGCATCAAAGACTACGACCATCACTGCCTTTTCCTGAACCGTTGCATTGGCCGAGACAACCACCGTCTTTTCCTCTGCTTCATCTTTGCCATGGTGATTGCCCATCTTCTGTTTGTTGCCATGGCGATGTGTTACCTGTACAGCAAGATGTCTGCTGAGGGTCGCAGCTTGTCACAATGCCTAACACTGCTGGGTGAGGAGTTCTGGGTCGTGGTCATGATGGTTCTGAATGCAATTACTCTTTTTTGGGAGGGTTGGCTTTTGATTGAACAGTTTGACGCCATTGCCTCGGTGACGACCATCTACTTCAGACATGGCCAAAGCCCTGCACGACAGAAGTCACAAAGCCAACGTTGGGCCATAGTTCTCACATTTCTGCTGGAGGGACGAAAATGGTTGGGCAGCAAGACAAGCAGTGAGGACTTACCAACCGTAGATATTTAA